aggtaaattcatgtgggcttgttcttttcatattaagacgcattaataccaactagctttaagaatagtggaatgttacacttttttcttcctccgtttgtggcaccccctggatgaatggcgcccttagcatttgcctatattgccaatgccacgggccggcctgcataaatgcatgagtggtaacgCAATGGGgcttatcatggagattaccagggtctttcagctaacattgctggcctttttttgttgtgttttgtatttgcattgttctgcatgtagtaggagagtagtgtatgtttatttcgaatggaagaatgaaaaaatacctatatgtgcattacattttgaacataaaagtaggctgtgttaagaaaacccgcttctctgtcgatttactcgtggctcggtcgtaaatacatgtctgacatttataatgaaccaagacaataaaaatcgcttctcaaatttgcccatttatggttctttatttctgaatgccagcttgtccctgatagacgttcattcatttaaaaggagctctaccccgtcccaagatggcggctctgttgacgcattcgctcccatagacggctgtattcaacgcgacaaccagtgctgctgccttctgcaggttggcgaagatgcgaagggaaaccgagcatcagatgaaggtccacttgttctaccagcagctcctgaggtatggtgctactgtagagtagctgttagccatccatcactctccatgtgctcatctacatctccatccacttcagcgaatctgtgtgggggccactggacctgctcagtctggtggcagcaagcgtctcgaacccatctgacacaatcttctggaaggcagccctcttgttgccaagtgatcatgaaagagatgccagtgttgctaaccagtaagtgggggaactgggtgtcgttcggggagggattgggtgttagttgggtttagaggtcctggagcttacatttgtgcccccctcccatctctgatgcaggattttgacagaatggctggagtccaaattcggtaactcggagaagcaagaacacagggagatggtccccaacggacacatgcaaaccttgagcatcagcagcggcctgcggagcgtgggggagcgcatgcacacagtgcacgtgtgtgtgaaggtgtggcagataggggggaacttgccgatgaatatcgacaggcttcatgcccctgtgttgcatgttctgtcattaatgttagtctagcatagcttaacatagcctagcatagtctggcactatgtgatattagcaggtcctgtggtaacacagatgtttgcgaagggtgcaagtgcaggaagtgaggccatgtttctcactgtgggtcaggtggcccgcgggcccctcagcgaggaaggccagttggcattggagaagcggaaggggctgatgggcatgggcgccctgctgatgctgctgccctcggcagtcagtcccggggctgatgaggaagacggggacatcttcctgttatccgccctgctgcagctccggcagatccagcaggctaatgcctggccacaggcccttcctctggtggtggtggtcccagggcaggctgggcacagggccagcgatgaacggctagaggaaggtgtgacactaaccgtgtctatgacaacaggtgtcgcgtgggattcgcttactttacttatagcatttctcttgaggctatgtttacgtatgcagagctaatacagttggtttgttcctcctgtctgaccatcggtttcctttccctgtaagacctgatgcttcagacactcattgaggaaggtttgatttcagagtacatgttcgtccatatccccgagaccacgaacgaaccccaaggatccgagcaggtgagtgtgcatgttgtcgctggcctcggtaagattgaaccatcccattgacTTTCACCCCCGTAtccccgcagatccgccatgccgtcaggtggctcgctgcccgctccacggcaccagcccggctcgtctcgcagacgttggtgcaggttgtggaggccgggctctgccgcgagtttgctggtaggcttcaccgtgatcggagggaccgtgacatggcgggactgccctcccagggccctgcacccgtcatcggcctctacaacactgtcctggctttcttggctggccttgtgtcgtccccgagtctggctggcctctcctggcccgtggcagagttctcggtgccagggggtggtgactgcctaccacatctgctctggaactcggctgagcacctggagtggctccagggggcagtcctgagcctgcggctgcccgactggccgctgccagccgtggggggtatgtccatgcctcagattcggaattcggacttcttgctaagtggctgcttcttagtctgtttccttaaatttctgctgctgccaccgctccccccacccagctccttggagccagctggttgcctccatcttccagtacgtatctcaaatcccatggtcccgccacagccagccactccttatgtcccagttggagaaccttttggagaggctgcgtcaggactgtgtgggccgaggtggggggccggacaaggagcccactttctgggaggtgccctgggacgaaattgtcatgctctgtgtagagcaccaactccgggactggaaccctcctgggtgccccgtgagtgaaggtgaggggggtggggtgggtctgacgtttgggggggcctactggggatgccatgcaggtgtgaacctatcccaccatcttcagatgtcatcagtgacgacggagaaatctcggtgtatttcctgagcgatgggctgcagggcttcataccgccgtcctgctgggtggatgccgtaaagcagacgcacagggacaagcagcaggggaaggcagggtaagagccagccagccatgtaaatctaacacattccagatagactgttaacagtgacctgcagatttaatgaatattatttactattaaatggaagaagagggaaagccatcagcttccagtcttgctcatatccccaagagtggtgtacaatactggcttcttatccaaagtctctgccattgcaggtgtcaccagagcatgtggcctcatcctcgaatggccaggccacgtcttcaacagaagctgtttcacagcatggttgaggaccctgagtccggatccggtgttgcccctgttttggatgctgcctccagcccccaggacctcctggctcacattgaggaggagaaagaacagagccgcaggtctgacagagaacagacatgctacacacgtgtactctctcatgtgagttgtggcataaacattgagccatttcctgtttgacttggatctgcaggttcgaggaccagctgcgtacctggcttgacgtcgagtccctgggcccttcctcttcctcctcaccacttttcttgccttcttcgttactgtctgtaccggagatcgtagtg
The sequence above is drawn from the Brienomyrus brachyistius isolate T26 unplaced genomic scaffold, BBRACH_0.4 scaffold56, whole genome shotgun sequence genome and encodes:
- the LOC125724459 gene encoding germinal-center associated nuclear protein-like, which gives rise to MRRETEHQMKVHLFYQQLLSESVWGPLDLLSLVAASVSNPSDTIFWKAALLLPSDHERDASVANQILTEWLESKFGNSEKQEHREMVPNGHMQTLSISSGLRSVGERMHTVHVCVKVARGPLSEEGQLALEKRKGLMGMGALLMLLPSAVSPGADEEDGDIFLLSALLQLRQIQQANAWPQALPLVVVVPGQAGHRASDERLEEGVTLTVSMTTDLMLQTLIEEGLISEYMFVHIPETTNEPQGSEQIRHAVRWLAARSTAPARLVSQTLVQVVEAGLCREFAGRLHRDRRDRDMAGLPSQGPAPVIGLYNTVLAFLAGLVSSPSLAGLSWPVAEFSVPGGGDCLPHLLWNSAEHLEWLQGAVLSLRLPDWPLPAVGAPWSQLVASIFQYVSQIPWSRHSQPLLMSQLENLLERLRQDCVGRGGGPDKEPTFWEVPWDEIVMLCVEHQLRDWNPPGCPVSEDVISDDGEISVYFLSDGLQGFIPPSCWVDAVKQTHRDKQQGKAGCHQSMWPHPRMARPRLQQKLFHSMVEDPESGSGVAPVLDAASSPQDLLAHIEEEKEQSRRFEDQLRTWLDVESLGPSSSSSPLFLPSSLLSVPEIVVPSPKMAAPPALALQKERSVRSDQARGAASLYISADVTQARI